The genomic window AAATTTAATTTTATTTAATTTTTTAATAATATATATTTTTAAAAAAAATATATATTATTAAAACTTTTATTTATTTAATTAAAATTAAAATTTTATAATAATATTTTAATATTTATTTTAATTAATTTAAATTCAAAGGGATAAAATATTATGTTTTTAGAAAAAAACTGGAATTTAAAAGAATATATTATTCATCATTTAACACAACTTACAGTAGGTACTGGATTTTTATCAATTAATATTGATTCAATGTTTTTTTCTATTTTTTTAGGTATATTATTTTTATATATCTTTCGAAAGATAGCTATTTCTGCTACTAGCAATGTACCAGGTAAATTACAAACTATTATTGAATTAATTATTATATTTATTAATAATAATGTTCACGATATTTACTATGGTAAAAATAAAGTTATTGCTCCATTAGCTTTAACTATATTTGTTTGGGTTGTGTTTATGAATTTTATGGATTTATTGCCAACAAATTTTTTTCTTATGATAGGTAATTATTTTTTTGGATTATCTACGTTACGTATAGTGCCTACTGCAGATATTAATATTACTTTATCTATGGCATTAGATATTTTTA from Serratia symbiotica includes these protein-coding regions:
- the atpB gene encoding ATP synthase subunit a; the protein is MFLEKNWNLKEYIIHHLTQLTVGTGFLSINIDSMFFSIFLGILFLYIFRKIAISATSNVPGKLQTIIELIIIFINNNVHDIYYGKNKVIAPLALTIFVWVVFMNFMDLLPTNFFLMIGNYFFGLSTLRIVPTADINITLSMALDIFILILFYSIKKRGILIFLKELILQPFNHPIFIPINFIIESINILSKPFSLGFRLFGNMYASELIFILISGLLPWWLQWMFSLPWAIFHILIIILQAFIFMILTTVYISMALKEN